Sequence from the Muntiacus reevesi chromosome 9, mMunRee1.1, whole genome shotgun sequence genome:
TtgtattttaagtgatttttaaaataaatactacataacttttaaaaatttaaactcagAAAGCCTATTTTAACCAACAAGCATACTCCATAGCAATTATTGTGTTCAAAGATATGTGTGAGTTGTCTTTTCCATGTTTTTTCCTAATattcatggttttatttttgaCTTCATTTGGCTttgataaaatattcattatGTCTTCTAACCCTTTATTTGGCATGATTATTTCTGTGCCCCCCCACCATTGTTCTTTTACATATTTAACATACTCATCTGTCAATGGCTCTAACTTCCTGATGAATAATACAAAAAATCATGGACATGTAAACTGTATAACCGTCCTTCAATATTTATTAACATAACTAATATATAGAGTGCCTGTTCAGTGCCAGTATCTCAGAATAAACCAGTAATATAAATGGCAAATGCATCATGCCTTGGTTTCTTCAGGAGATATGTATACTAACTTAATGATCTAGGCTTTAGTACatatctctttttccttctttagacAATATAAACAGACTTTCTAATTGCTCATTTTAGCAAACTGGAAGCTATTTCATTGCTCTAAATTGATGAAGCAATCTCACTGTTAAGAGCCCATATATCATGCCTAAGACCATTTTCCTGTCAGATTTGGGTGTTAAAATTTCAGATCAAAGCCACTGTAACATGTGCCTATAGAGTATCTCTCTAGATTACTATGGGATCTTGAGAGTTTCAGAAAGATGTATTAAATTTATCCTTTCATTTcaaactcaaatatttttaatttgatatttagatatttagaatattttgtaaaatactgttttctgtatttcattaagaattaaaaatttatagTTCCATCATCTTCATTAATTTCCAGAGTCTGTTATGTTTTGAATAGAACACAATGCCATTATCTGAGTTAAGCTAAATACATCCACAATGTTTACATCAACACTGCTCCTCTGTTTAAACTATAACTTCcaacaaaatttcaaaaatatcctgtatttatattatatctttaatgaaattcttaaaataaagtaaataacaaTTAATGCATCTGGTATAAACACATAGTAACAATgttgtttcaattttaaaataaaacactaattAAATACCATATGTAGGAAGGGTATTAGATATAGAGTTACTTGATTTTAGCAGAacttctgaaaaaatatttaccTCAAACTCACTGGTTTGGTTAGCttcttttatgtgtttttatgTCTGCTTTAATAGTTATAATGTGAATGTCTGTAGTACTCTAAGAAGCAAATAGATGTTGGAATAGGGAAAAGTTACTCAAAAGAAGAGACAGCTGGGTTTAAACATACTGAGATTTCcaagtcatttttctttccttcatagtTGCTTGGTTTTACACAGGTTGTTAACATTTTAGACATCATTTTCCttactttaaaacaaatatgctacacaaattcatatattttaatgcaAAGTAATGACATTTCTGAGTACTTTATAAATTCTCAAATCCTTgaaaagaagattttttaaaaatttattatatagACTAGTATTTTACCTCAAATGACTACATGCATAAAGTCCATTACTCTGAGGCTATATTTTTGGTCTCTAAAGAAGAGAACCCATTAGCAAAGTCAGTCAAGAAACAGACTGATTTCAGAGGACTTTCATCTTGTCCAACTTCCATGACTTGCAAGACTGAAGATCATGACAAGGTCCTGTTTTCCTTTAATGTTCTATTCCTCTGCTATGAGAAGGTGGAAAAATATGACTTGCCTTtatatcatttttctcctttgatgTTCTTTGATTTTATGATATCTTTGATATTTATGAACCTGGATAACTCCTTTTCAAATATTGTCAGAGAAATTATTAAGAAAAGTAACTCTCTACTTTGTCACTTAGTGAAGTTCCAGGATCTCAGAAACTTCAACAGCTCAAAGTTCCAGGTCTCTGAATTCATTCTTTTGGGATTCCCAGGCATTCACAGCTGGCAGCACTGGCTCTCCCTGCCCCTGGCTCTGCTCTACCTCTTAGCTCTCAGCTCCAGCATCCTTATCCTGATCATCATCAATAGGGAGGCAACACTGCACCAGCCTAAGTATTATTTCCTGGGCATCCTGGCTATGGTAGACATGGGTCTGGCTACCACCATCATGCCCAAGATTTTGGCGATCTTGTGGTTCAATGCAAAAGTCATCAGTTTCCCTCAGTGCTTTGTACAGATGTATGCTATACACTGTTTTGTGGCCATGGAATCAGGCATCTTTGTTTGCATGGCTATAGATAGATACGTAGCCATTTGTCGACCACTACGCTATCCATCAATAATTACTGGCTCCTTTGTGGTCAAAACAACTGTGTTCATGGCACTCAGAAATAGCCTGACTACTATCCCAACTCCTGTGTTTGCAGCTCAGAGACAGTACTGCTCAAAGAACCAAATTGAGCACTGTCTTTGCTCAAATCTTGGAGTCACTAGCCTATCTTGTGATGACGACAAGACAGTCAAGAGTATCTACCAGCTACTTCTGGCCTGGACACTCATGGGAAGTGATTTGGGTTTGATTATTTTATCATACGCCTTGATACTTCAATCTGTATTGAAGCTGAACTCAGCAGAAGCTGCATCCAAGGCCTTAAGTACTTGCACTTCCCACCTCATCCTAATTCTTTTCTTCTACACAGTCATTATTGTCATTTCTATCACCCACAGTGCAGCAACGACAATTCCCCTCATCCCAGTTCTACTCAATGTACTCCATAATGttattcctcctgccctcaatcccatGGTCTATGCACTCAAGAACAAGGAGCTCAGACAGGGCTTGTATAAAATTCTTAAACTGGACTTCAAAGGCAACTAACTAGGAGAGGATGCTCACCTTTGAAATTTTCCTACATCTGTGTTCATTACATTCTCAAGGAATGCAGATGACAGAAGAACTAAGTAATActgttttttattaatataaggaATCACAGGCAATTAGCGAAATTTCAAAAAAAGGGGGTGAACCTAATACTTTATCATGTTTGTCAAGAAAATCCttcatccaaaagaaaaaaaaatgaacaatagcACAATTATGCAGATTGAATCAAGGAAGCCAGGGTGAGACAAATGGAATATACAGTTCATTTTTGTATCTCACCGCCCTGGCTAGAAATTCTGAACAATGTTGTATAGTGGTGGTTAGAATAGATATCTgacaatcttttctttttaatgagagtGTCTAACCCATGTACATTTCATGCAATTACTAATATATATTTGCTATTACTAATAGATATTACTCTAGATATTTGCATCTTTGCTTTCTAATGTGTCTTCTATTCTTTAAATGGAAAACGGACTCCAATAGACGTTTCTATAAAGATGTGCAACGTCcaacaaacatacaaaaagatgCTGAGCATCActgaattcaaatcaaaaccacaaatacCACTGTATACAATAAAAtggctgtatttttttaatttagcagaGGTTGGCAATTTTCTGGAAACAGACTTCTTATATATACTGGAGGGTATGTAAAAATCACATTGAGCTGTGAGAAACTTAGACAATTACACAAAGTTTGAAACACGATTACCATATGACAGAAGTTCAACTCCTAATTATATAAGCAGAATAACTTAATACAAAAGTAGCAACAAAAtttatacacaaatgttcatagcatcattattagtgaaaaattagaaagaattcaAATATTCATCATATGtttaatggataaacaaagtaaAGCATACCCATAGTGAGGATTATTATTCATTCATGAAAGAATGACGTACAGATGTATGCCCTTTCacagatgaactttgaaaacactaTGCTAATTTTGAAAAAAGCAGACACTAAAGGCTACTGCAATATGATTTCAATTGCATCAAATAAATTACTGGAATAGATAATCCACTGGATCAAAAAACATACTAGATGATGGAAGGGATCAGAGGAATAGATCAATAGGTAGTGACTGATTAATGGTtatagagttttctttttatgcaATTGAAATGTCCTGAAATCAGATATtgttgatggttgcacaacattttaaaagtacTAAAAGACACTTAATATTACATTTCAGAGGTTTAAATGGTTCTTTTATGGTTTGTGTAttccacttcaataaaaaaagattaaaaaaaaagataaaaaaataaaaaaaattaaaaaagattaaaaaatatataaaaaattaaaataaaaaaaagataaagtgtaACAAACTctgttaaaatttttctatttctctctctatatatacacacaattaaATTGTTAATTAAATCATGTAAATACATATGATGCACCTTTATTTAATCACAAAATTCCTGAATAatcattatttaaattaattatcatATTCTGTCAATTAAAATATAAGACTTTATGTTTCAATATTGTTTTATCCAAATATTGTCTAAACATATATAGAAAATGCATATTAAGAAATGAGGGGAGAATGAATTTAGGTATATTTGTATAATTGAGTTCCTTCACTGTCCACctaaaactaccacaacattgttaatcagataTACcccaacaaaaaatttttttgatgttaaaaaaaaatttaaaaagaaatcagaagttgCCTGTATGTTATAGAATTTGAATGTGAATAAGTGTCAATAAAAGCTTCTAAAACATCGTTAGTGCATTTAACTTCTGTCCTACACATccttacaaggaaagaaaaaaacacttcaataaatattaaagtatataATATTCATTAAAGCTAAGTTGTGTTCATTCTCACTCCCCCATATATAAGGCTCATATGCCAGCACatagatataaatacatacaGATAAATTTATTCTCTAATTTCTGTCACTTTATAAACAGTAAGAATGAAaagctttcacttcttttccttctccaataggtGTTGGCTTAAATCCAATGTCAGCACCTGTGTCACAAGTGTTTTACAATATTCCATTGGGATgcataatgcattttaaaatatatttagttcaAAGGTACAAATATCAAGAGATTTAGTAGCTGAGGACTGTGAAAGTACATATAGTGTAGAatcatgacttttctttttttactaatATCCTGAACACCTGGACCAGATTGCATTCAGCTCACTGTTTTGCTTCAGAGACTAAGGTATTAAAGTCCATGCAAAAGCAGGACTAGAAACAGGGTTTCTGTCTAATATGTAGGCAGAAAACATATGGAGATAATTTTTGGATGTACGTTAATTGATTATTAACTTCGCATGACTGAAGGTTTGATTCTATCTACCTATTAGAAGGCAGAAATAAAGATTGgatttaaatggaaaaatgtttatttctccaaTTCCCAGATTGCAACATAGTGTAATTTTCCATGATTATTATGAATATGTAGctatttttcaaagtaaatagGAATCCAAATCTGTAGTGGTAAATATCAAGCCAGAATCACCCTCATGACCAGAGCAACGGGACTACAGCAGGAGAATAGTTCTTGAGCATGATCACAACACTTGCCATTCACCTATCTCCCATTGCTCCCCAGAAAAGAATCTCATTCACTTACTTTATTTCTAGACATACATATTTGTGACtgcattttatccattttaaacaggGAAACCTACTTGGAGGAATAAACTTCATGTTCGAAAAAGAACATGGGATGTAAAATTGAGGACCGACTAGTGAGGAAGCAAACATTTTCTATGGAGTTTAGAAATGGGAATAGTCAACAGGTgacaataatttttttataaataagtagCCATGTTCTTGTGTTGATGTAAAAACTTCAATACACTTGTCTCCTACAGAATAGTATGAGCCCATTTTCCTTGTGGAAAAATTAAGCTATAATGTActggaaacattttaaatttgttttggaaaaaacCTAACATAATTATGGTCAGTACTATAATATTTGGTGTAAGTTGGGATCTTTAACTGAGTGTTTTTGCAAATGGACCTATACTTCTCATGTAACAATAAATCCAGTTTCAATAATCAACACTAGAACTATCAAAAGGAGATATGAATGACAAAATAGATATTTAGCTCATATTAGGAGCTATATCCTTCGGAGTAGAGCAGAAGTGAACTCAGTTATGTTTACTATTCTCGATTTGTGGGTATCTATGATTTCTCTACTTACttcttttgtgtggacatatataGTTAAGAGTTGACtattcacaatattgtaaagcaattctccaATTAAAGGAAAAGAGTTGACTATGCAAATATATTGAGAGGAAGAAATGAATCACAATACTATTTTTCAACAGGTATTAAAATCTGTATACACTAGTTAAATAAGTATCAATAATACATTTCACAGTCTAGTCTATTCCATAATAATCAGCTACAATGTGTgaaaatatatgtgtaactgtgtatatatatatgtgtgtgtgtatatatataggaatttttacagttttgttcgttaataataattaattttcaaagaaatgtgGAAAGTATAATTGCATACAAACATTAGGAGCAAATATACAAACCTGACAAGAAATAAATCTGATAACAATTTTGtccagctacagcccatggggtcacaaagagtcagacagactgagcaactgatgcaCTAACTCACCTGCCACCTTTAAATTTTTTACCATGTACTAATAAAGTGAACAAGacaatttcaattttttcttttattttgcttgtGGGCAGCAATATGAAACAGAGAAACTAAGCAACTTGATACAATGAGGTTAAACTGCTGCTGTAAAATATCTCATCTGTTGTTTCATGAAGGTGATCTTGGTCCGCTatttattgagttggccaaaatgtttgttcaggTAGTGAATATATTATTCGATACAGTtctggatgaaaatgaaaaatatgtcttttatttttacttaaaaccaaatgaactctttggccaacTCAATGCTGGTTTGGAttcctattttgtattttgtaataTTTCTTCCTTAATTTGTGGGTATGTTTTAGTATATTAGTGTAACTTTTGTTTAATTAGTATAAATTTTGTTTCCAAAAATTctgtccattttcagtttattattttctttgcactCTCCTTatgattcatatatatgcattttattgcataaatatttgcatataatcaagggcttcccaggtggcactagtggtaaagaacctgcctgcctctgcaggagacctgagatgcagttttgatccctgagtcagaaagatctcctagaggaaagggcacagcaacccactccagtattcctacatggagaatcccatggacagaggaagctggtgggctacggttcacagggtcgcagagttgacacgactgaagcgacttggttTGTACGTATGCAATGTAAAATGCCACCAATTTGTAGTACTGTTTTACCAACTGAACTTTATTTCTAAATCCAAATATCTATTTTGACTGCTGCCTTGTTACctttttttgaaattcttttatcTACTTTGTgatgaggaatttttttttagatttaagtTTTCTCTTGTCTTATGAAGTAGAATTTatacttctgtttcttccttttatactttgaaaaaatattatttaaatacatgtttaaatACTTAGAGTGGAGTGCAAtagttcttaaaattttatgaaatttgaaTCATTAGTTCAGGAAtctattcattcactcaaaaaaTTTATTGATACCTAAATTGTGATGTGTTGCTATACAATGCAGatgagttagtcgctcagtcacatccaactctttgtgaccccaaggactgtagcccgacaggatcctctgtccatgggattctccaggaaagaatactggagtgggttgccatatccttctccaggggatcttccccacccaggaatcaaacccgggtctcttgcattgcaggcagattcttcactgtctgatgcaccagggaagtcccaacacaatgcaaatataaacataaatacaaTAAGTTCAAATATAAAGATTTTGCTTAAATTGTGGTGGATCCAAGTTGTCAATTCTTTTTATAATACTATGATGCTAAAATAGAAAGAGATATTGATCCATTGACAAATATATTCTTTAGCTACGACACCTGCCTCTTTTTTATTTGCATCATATTAAGTAGTTTAAATGATGACTCCCTGTTCTCTCTGAGATAAAGTtgatattccaaaataaaatggtGCTTGAAGTTGCAGTGATTGTAGGAGGGCACAAAATAAGATAGAAAATTGCaattaacaaagcaaaaaaataacagtgaacttgagaagaaagcagagcacagtaacagaagaaagaaactgaTCTAGCATGCTCTAagaccattttctttttcctctttaaattcTCCAGATCTCCTCCAAAATTTTGCTTAGTTTCATTTCTACCTACTCCTATATGATTCCAAGAATTTATTATAGCACAAGAAAGATCTTTGAAGGGCACTCTTATTAAGCAGTTCATACCATGTTACTTTACTTCTTCCAAAAAAGTTGCTTTTTGCAGTATCTAAACTCTCCTCTTTTGTTGTAAATACATAAAGATAAAACAGGGTTGTAGGTAGAAAAATTAACAAGTAACAACTTTATATCCCTGATTCATCCATTATTTTAAACAATGCTAACTATACTCTTAGTATACAGTTGGACTGTACTATAAGTATATATAGTCACATGATGGACAAAGTTTAATTTAACATATACTATGTTAAATTAATTTGTGTTATGTTATTTAACATAATACATGTTAAATTAACATAGGGAAAAAATTTAACATATACTATGGATGCAAATATATCAGATGTGATAAAGTAAGGATGAGGCATCATCAACATTGACAAGGTgaaaaattttcatatttaactGTGAGATTGTGTCCCTCTACTACTTAATATCAAGAACACTGGAAGTCAGTCACATATTTCTCTAGGATACATATTGGTAGATTATTTTCTGGGAACAATGTAAATCCCTCAGGGAAAGAATCCACTGGGAAATAAGAATGTCAGCAGTGGTACAAAGCAGAACTTACAGGAGGACACGAAGTAAATCCTACCAACTAATGAGACTCAATCACCACCTGGAGTCTCAAATCAGCTTACTAAGGACTCTTTGTGAATTCATCATCAAAGAACACATGACATTTGAAAAATGGTTCTGATATTAAGATTAAAACAatgaaagctataaaaataaactattaaaatttac
This genomic interval carries:
- the LOC136175876 gene encoding putative olfactory receptor 56B2; its protein translation is MHKVHYSEAIFLVSKEENPLAKSVKKQTDFRGLSSCPTSMTCKTEDHDKVLFSFNVLFLCYEKVEKYDLPLYHFSPLMFFDFMISLIFMNLDNSFSNIVREIIKKSNSLLCHLVKFQDLRNFNSSKFQVSEFILLGFPGIHSWQHWLSLPLALLYLLALSSSILILIIINREATLHQPKYYFLGILAMVDMGLATTIMPKILAILWFNAKVISFPQCFVQMYAIHCFVAMESGIFVCMAIDRYVAICRPLRYPSIITGSFVVKTTVFMALRNSLTTIPTPVFAAQRQYCSKNQIEHCLCSNLGVTSLSCDDDKTVKSIYQLLLAWTLMGSDLGLIILSYALILQSVLKLNSAEAASKALSTCTSHLILILFFYTVIIVISITHSAATTIPLIPVLLNVLHNVIPPALNPMVYALKNKELRQGLYKILKLDFKGN